Proteins co-encoded in one Streptomyces sp. NBC_01283 genomic window:
- a CDS encoding SPFH domain-containing protein, translating into MSATAASRSQTPQPEDPKAAGAPDTAARPPRLIQSEATTEIPIHLLFRDDPGDPGVSLAPAVVRRRQGTGEQPRTTRRPVATAARPLPVVDPDLGERPARVLPGAVGVFGGTAGVAGCAAALWWAGVLPEPVARAAGMPWSDGHGGYDAYTGLGLAQWASLAGSGALALFGFGGLARGRVGTAWVLTLFGRYRGSVRRTGLMWVNPLLLRRRVDVRLRHWRSEPMPAVDRGGVALRVVVLVVWRVKDAARATLGVADHQEYLRECVEAATARVLSRLPADAFHDDTATLRDADAVGDTLTRMLAAEAEPVGIEIFSAQPTRIEYAPEIADTMRLRRVAALDARHRDSVLTSVVDSVEDTVTRLTTRGLVELDDYERKALVKDLTVAFYTGHGDR; encoded by the coding sequence ATGAGTGCGACAGCGGCATCACGGTCACAGACCCCCCAGCCCGAGGACCCGAAGGCCGCCGGCGCCCCGGACACGGCCGCTCGCCCGCCGCGCCTGATCCAGAGCGAGGCCACCACCGAGATCCCCATCCATCTGCTCTTCCGCGACGACCCCGGCGACCCCGGGGTCTCGCTGGCGCCCGCCGTGGTGCGGCGCAGGCAGGGGACGGGGGAGCAGCCCCGCACCACCCGTCGCCCGGTGGCGACGGCCGCCCGGCCGCTGCCCGTGGTCGACCCGGACCTCGGCGAGCGGCCCGCCCGCGTGCTGCCCGGTGCGGTCGGCGTGTTCGGCGGGACGGCGGGAGTCGCCGGGTGCGCCGCCGCGCTGTGGTGGGCGGGGGTGCTGCCCGAGCCGGTGGCGCGAGCGGCCGGGATGCCCTGGTCGGACGGGCACGGCGGCTACGACGCGTACACCGGGCTCGGTCTCGCCCAGTGGGCCTCGCTCGCCGGGTCGGGCGCGCTCGCGCTGTTCGGGTTCGGCGGCCTCGCCCGCGGCCGGGTCGGCACGGCATGGGTGCTCACCCTCTTCGGGCGGTACCGCGGCAGCGTGCGCAGGACCGGGCTCATGTGGGTCAACCCGCTCCTCCTGCGCCGCCGTGTCGACGTACGCCTGCGGCACTGGCGCAGCGAGCCGATGCCCGCGGTGGACCGGGGCGGGGTCGCGCTGCGGGTCGTCGTCCTCGTGGTCTGGCGGGTCAAGGACGCGGCGCGCGCCACGCTCGGCGTCGCCGACCACCAGGAGTATCTGCGCGAGTGCGTCGAGGCGGCGACGGCCCGCGTCCTGTCCCGGCTGCCCGCCGACGCCTTCCACGACGACACCGCGACCCTGCGCGACGCGGACGCCGTGGGCGACACGCTGACCCGGATGCTCGCGGCGGAGGCCGAGCCGGTCGGCATCGAGATCTTCTCGGCCCAGCCGACCCGCATCGAGTACGCACCCGAGATCGCCGACACCATGCGCCTGCGCCGGGTGGCCGCCCTGGACGCGCGGCACCGCGACAGCGTGCTCACCTCGGTGGTGGACTCCGTCGAGGACACCGTGACCCGGCTGACCACCCGAGGCCTGGTCGAGCTCGACGACTACGAGCGCAAGGCCTTGGTCAAGGACCTGACGGTGGCGTTCTATACGGGGCATGGAGACCGATGA
- a CDS encoding nucleoside/nucleotide kinase family protein, with protein METDDHAPEQGASHAADLTAADLTAPDLTALAQDALRLTAGRPRTLLGIAGPPGAGKSTFARALVEEIGESAAYLPLDGFHLSNDQLERLGLTSRKGSEPSFDVRGYVALLARVIEDTGQDIYVPDYDRTLHEPVAARHRVPPTARLVVTEGNYLACDLPGWREARELMAECWYVRAPAEVRQQRLVERQLAGGRTAEGAAAWVAANDGPNGELVEKSSHRCGRIVSTIGMDMFNYRP; from the coding sequence ATGGAGACCGATGACCACGCCCCCGAACAAGGTGCCAGCCACGCCGCCGACCTGACCGCCGCCGACCTGACCGCCCCCGACCTCACCGCCCTCGCCCAGGACGCACTGCGGCTGACCGCCGGGCGGCCCCGCACCCTCCTCGGGATCGCGGGGCCGCCCGGCGCGGGCAAGTCGACGTTCGCGCGGGCGCTGGTGGAGGAGATCGGCGAGAGCGCCGCGTATCTCCCGCTCGACGGGTTCCACCTCTCGAACGACCAGTTGGAGCGCCTCGGCCTCACCTCCCGCAAGGGATCGGAGCCGAGCTTCGATGTCCGGGGGTACGTCGCGCTGCTCGCCCGGGTCATCGAGGACACCGGCCAGGACATCTACGTACCCGATTACGACCGCACCCTCCACGAGCCGGTGGCCGCCCGGCACCGGGTCCCGCCGACGGCCCGGCTCGTCGTCACCGAGGGGAACTATCTGGCCTGCGATCTGCCCGGCTGGCGCGAGGCGCGGGAACTGATGGCGGAGTGCTGGTACGTGCGCGCACCTGCGGAGGTACGTCAACAGCGCCTGGTCGAAAGGCAGTTGGCGGGCGGCCGGACAGCCGAGGGGGCGGCGGCGTGGGTGGCGGCGAACGACGGCCCGAACGGTGAACTCGTGGAGAAGTCAAGCCATCGGTGCGGCCGGATCGTCTCCACTATTGGTATGGACATGTTCAACTACCGCCCATAA
- a CDS encoding lytic polysaccharide monooxygenase: MRNKKLYAAMLGATTVGAFALSSGGASGHGYTDLPASRQINCANGTVSGCGSIQYEPQSVEGPKGFPAAGPADGKICSAGVGGFDSLNQPKAPGGGAWPTTSVSAGQNYTFRWQFTARHRTTDFKYYITKQGWDESKPVTRAALETTPFLNVPYNGQQPPATLSHSGAIPGGRSGHHVIVAVWTVHDTANAFYACSDVKF, encoded by the coding sequence ATGCGAAACAAGAAGTTGTACGCGGCCATGCTCGGCGCCACCACGGTCGGGGCCTTCGCGCTCTCGTCCGGTGGTGCGAGCGGTCACGGCTACACCGACCTGCCCGCCAGCCGTCAGATCAACTGTGCCAACGGCACGGTGAGCGGCTGCGGTTCCATCCAGTACGAACCCCAGAGCGTCGAGGGCCCCAAAGGCTTCCCGGCGGCCGGTCCCGCCGACGGCAAGATCTGCTCGGCGGGCGTCGGCGGCTTCGACTCGCTCAACCAGCCGAAGGCGCCGGGCGGCGGAGCCTGGCCGACGACCAGTGTCAGCGCCGGTCAGAACTACACCTTCCGCTGGCAGTTCACGGCACGCCACCGCACCACCGACTTCAAGTACTACATAACCAAGCAGGGTTGGGACGAGAGCAAGCCGGTGACCCGGGCCGCCCTCGAAACGACCCCGTTCCTCAACGTCCCCTACAACGGACAGCAGCCGCCCGCCACGCTCTCGCACTCCGGGGCCATTCCCGGCGGCCGGAGCGGACACCACGTGATCGTCGCGGTGTGGACGGTCCACGACACGGCTAACGCGTTCTACGCCTGCTCCGACGTCAAGTTCTGA